CGCTGAACCTGATCCGCGCGTTCACCCAGGGTGGATTCGCCGACCTCCGCGAGGTGCACTCGTGGAACAAGGGCTTCGCGCAGAACCCCGCCAATCAGCGCTACGAGCGCATGGCGGCCGAGATCGATCGCGCGATCAAGTTCATGGAGGCGGCCGGCGCCGACTTCGACGAGCTGAAGCGCGTCGAGTTCTTCACCGGTCACGAAGGCCTGCTGATGGACTACGAACGACCGATGACGCGTATCGACTCGCGCACGGACACTCCGTACAACACGTCGGCTCACTTCCTCTGGATCGGCGAGCGCACCCGCGAGCTTGATGGCGCGCACGTCGACTACTTCTCCAAGATCCGCAACCCCATCGGCGTGAAGCTCGGACCGACGACGTCGCCCGAGACGGCGCTCCAGCTGATCGACAAGCTCGACCCGGACCGCGAGCCCGGCCGACTCACGTTCATCACGCGGATGGGCTCGGGCAAGATCCGTGACGCCCTGCCGCCCCTGCTGGAGGCGGTCCGCGATTCCGGTGCGCAGCCGCTGTGGGTCACCGACCCGATGCACGGCAACGGCATCACCACCCCGACGGGCTACAAGACGCGTCGCTTCGACGACGTGGTCGACGAGGTGCGCGGCTTCTTCGAGGCGCACCGCGCAGTCGGGACGTTCCCGGGTGGCATCCACGTCGAGCTCACCGGCGACGACGTCACGGAATGCCTGGGTGGATCCGAGCAGATCGACGAGGCGGCTCTCGCGACGCGTTACGAGAGCCTGTGCGACCCGCGCCTGAACCACATGCAGTCCCTGGAGCTCGCGTTCCTGGTGGCTGAGGAGCTCGAGAAGCGCTGATCTGCTCCTCGCGTCACGAAGAGAGCCGCCCTCCCCGAACCTCGGGAGGGCGGCTCTCTCGTGTGGGCTGGGGGATCAGCCGGTGAGCTGAATGGAGAGGTTCACCGTGCCCCCTCGCGGCAGTGACTTGTCCGCTCCCGGGTCCTGGCCGGTCACCGTGGCCATCTCCGCGAACCCCGGCAGGTCGCCCCAGGCCGCGTAGCTCGCCGTGAAGCCGTTGTCGGAGAGGATCTGTTTCGCTTCGTTCAGGGTCCTGTTCGTGACATCGGGGACCGGGAAGAGTTCGGGTCCCTTCGAGACGATCAGCTGCACCGTGTCTCCGGGGCGCCAATTGCCCTCGGAAGCCCGGTCCGCCACGCCGATGACGATGTCCTTGGCGACATCGTTGCTGAAGGCGTACTGGGACTCCTCGTTGACGACCAGGTCCTTTCCGGTCAAGGTCGAGGTCGCCTCGTCGACCGACATGCCGG
Above is a window of Microbacterium aurugineum DNA encoding:
- a CDS encoding class II 3-deoxy-7-phosphoheptulonate synthase — encoded protein: MLPHHIEALDAWRSLPIKQQPQWPDADRVADVSRQIATLPPLVFAGEVDNLRDRLARAASGQAFLLQGGDCAETFAGATAEQIRNRIKTVLQMAVVLTYGASMPVVKMGRMAGQFAKPRSSDSETRGDVTLPAYRGDIVNGYDFTEGSRTADPGRLLQGYHTAASTLNLIRAFTQGGFADLREVHSWNKGFAQNPANQRYERMAAEIDRAIKFMEAAGADFDELKRVEFFTGHEGLLMDYERPMTRIDSRTDTPYNTSAHFLWIGERTRELDGAHVDYFSKIRNPIGVKLGPTTSPETALQLIDKLDPDREPGRLTFITRMGSGKIRDALPPLLEAVRDSGAQPLWVTDPMHGNGITTPTGYKTRRFDDVVDEVRGFFEAHRAVGTFPGGIHVELTGDDVTECLGGSEQIDEAALATRYESLCDPRLNHMQSLELAFLVAEELEKR